The proteins below are encoded in one region of Ostrea edulis chromosome 3, xbOstEdul1.1, whole genome shotgun sequence:
- the LOC130052625 gene encoding ankyrin-1-like produces MPRCGCGHRFPSVDSDTEDEDSDDEYVPSWMKLWEQREKKFISTRAFKLAEKTLRTFNKVIIQGETGCGKSAIALNIALKYRSRKWEVVMVKNIRDIKSAPVKRKSVLFIINDPIGKTALDEKSCRRWYLQKNLLNRYFSTNGQNEKKIKTPKVIVTCRSTLTEKILECYFSKFTVIDMDEEEIKICKEEKEKILKKHIDCSKLTESDINELLKTEKAFPLISDMANTCKILERDLQAFYREPFEEIKKEILSLKDSSKEKFLCLFLLTLSGNRLTKSSFEEEIHDCDDTNSMYEENRIVNDDRENEKKNNEKNKEAFTNNYDGGDNKDDENKYVSVNSNDEEDEEEEKDDDDDDDDDDDDDDDDGDDDDDDDDDDDDDDDDDDDDDDDDDDDDDYDDDEWHEEMIEDVLEILNFPENFSKRILFENFKYLRGHYFVMRVGKIFQITNDSFLLALTHIFCTHFPELFLKYCPSKFFRTLTTCSIAKGGIFPNVQLQDAYINSFVDRILEDIKNGTFLDVFLSPWIRDVRVLSNLQMRFEAIPYEDLIRVTLTSKLDADLTIASSEVRKKMTGLSRLDFIALSKEVSPIILSLILNLNDLFHTMFTLIRKKAENEDRSECFKNVPLMCACCVNGREDLARLVIDNVDDKHTCWSKQENIYPVHIAANFLNTDVLGLLLDGECDVNITTQNKESPFFLASAVEKYHLQNIHWTSSQAVGHSARKYEELVEENRLKTLTLLEQKGANVNNHPSELPSALAFSCQRGYVDTVQFMIRNGANVKETDEENLNALHFASEVGNIEIVQLLLESGADINLSTTRGPMPLYLASLNGHVDVVEMFLSKDSTQELKGRLIYKPFSVACKHGHKRIVERLLEYDNRILSDDTSSLSTAVGNGHKEIVELLLKNGADANISKNASKISPLYSAAGSGYDDILKLLLNSGVNVNMETKNANTALDIASQNGHRLNVQILLENGANVNHCTIQQATALFYAADNGHYEIVMLLLRKKADVNICTKNGNSPLIRASSCGYENIVRELLSHGADVNQSNVAGITALYLASENGHTDIVKLLLVNKADVNLGKKDGSTSMYIASRYGHHGIVQELLKHGKNINGTSSKNPLLIASYFGHYDIVEILLGNGANVNVQDDVGDTPLITASRKGWSGIVKILLKFGADVTLCNEEDDENALHYACFRGHTDVVKILLDHGMDIDDYDEYTNTPLQKALEGEHLMTALFLLDHGANVNIVACDTSALYLACDIGFKEVVDILLEANAEVNPKNPDGSSAYSPLFAAVGNGYFQITKELLRHGANIIDTKKFGGETLLVKAIESRNSGIAKLLIEHGANVNEQDERGNTALHASAYYTDTLDCMTVLLNNNANPNVSNCDGITPMLMALETRPEKRDRIQALVDHGANINARDNSGYFALQSACIFPDQDNVVAYLLKNGANINARNGNGETALYAASNTGYLRNVKTLLQYGADINLCSKTGLSPLDIATKLGNTKLKKFLQKKIHEGKNNSISDSQREIVVAKQSSVATALPRRRNFAKLTKTLRQKRF; encoded by the coding sequence ATGCCTAGGTGTGGATGTGGCCACCGCTTTCCCTCTGTAGACTCAGACACAGAGGATGAGGACAGTGATGATGAATACGTGCCATCTTGGATGAAACTTTGGGAACAAAGAGAGAAAAAGTTCATTTCGACAAGAGCCTTCAAATTGGCAGAGAAAACATTACGAACTTTTAACAAAGTTATCATACAAGGAGAGACTGGATGTGGTAAATCCGCCATTGCTCTAAACATAGCATTAAAGTATAGGTCTCGGAAGTGGGAGGTTGTAATGGTGAAAAATATCAGAGACATTAAATCTGCTCCTGTGAAAAGAAAATCCGTTCTCTTCATTATCAACGATCCGATAGGAAAAACTGCATTGGACGAAAAATCATGTAGACGGTGGTACTTACAGAAGAATTTGCTGAACCGTTATTTTTCGACAAATGGGCAGAATGAAAAAAAGATCAAAACTCCAAAAGTTATTGTGACTTGCAGGTCGACTCTTACTGAGAAGATTCTTGAATGCTATTTCAGTAAATTCACTGTCATTGATATGGACGAAGAGGAGATTAAAATCtgtaaagaagaaaaagaaaaaattttaAAGAAGCATATAGATTGTTCAAAACTTACTGAAAGTGATATCAATGAATTACTTAAAACTGAAAAAGCATTCCCCTTAATATCTGATATGGcgaatacctgcaaaattcttGAAAGGGATTTACAAGCATTTTACAGAGAACCctttgaagaaataaaaaaggaaattttgTCTTTGAAAGACAGTTCAAAAGAAAAGTTTTTATGTCTGTTTCTACTTACCTTGAGTGGAAATCGATTAACGAAAAGCAGTTTTGAAGAGGAAATACATGATTGTGATGACACAAATAGCATGTACGAGGAGAATAGGATAGTCAATGATGACagagaaaatgaaaagaaaaacaatgagAAAAATAAAGAGGCGTTTACTAACAACTATGATGGTGGTGACAACAAAgatgatgaaaataaatatgtcAGCGTCAACAGCAATGATGAGGAAGATGAGGAGGAGGAGaaagatgatgatgatgatgatgatgatgatgatgatgatgatgatgatgatggtgacgatgacgacgacgacgacgatgatgatgatgatgatgatgacgacgatgatgatgatgatgacgatgatgatgatgatgatgattatgatgatgatgaatgGCATGAAGAAATGATAGAGGACGTATtggaaattttaaactttccaGAAAACTTTTCTAAAAGAATTCTCTTCGAAAACTTTAAGTATCTCAGGGGTCACTACTTCGTGATGAGAGTGGgtaaaatttttcaaattacaaacgATTCGTTTTTGCTGGCGTTGACTCATATATTTTGTACACATTTTCCAGAACTATTCTTGAAATACTGTCCAAGTAAATTCTTTCGTACTTTGACAACTTGCTCGATTGCAAAAGGGGGAATCTTTCCAAACGTTCAATTACAAGACGcatatatcaattcatttgtgGATAGAATTCTGGAAGATATAAAGAATGGCACATTTTTGGATGTTTTTCTGAGTCCTTGGATCCGGGATGTGAGAGTCTTGTCCAATCTGCAAATGCGATTCGAAGCAATCCCGTACGAAGATCTGATACGGGTGACTTTAACATCAAAACTAGATGCTGACCTTACAATTGCAAGCTCGGAAGTACGAAAAAAAATGACTGGCTTGTCTCGACTGGATTTCATTGCACTAAGTAAGGAAGTATCTCCAATAATTCTGTCACTTATATTAAACCTGAACGATCTTTTCCACACCATGTTCACATTGATCAGAAAGAAGGCCGAGAATGAAGACAGATCTGAATGCTTCAAGAATGTTCCTTTAATGTGCGCCTGTTGTGTCAATGGACGAGAAGATCTTGCCAGACTAGTCATAGATAATGTTGATGACAAACATACATGCTGGAGTAAACAAGAAAATATCTACCCTGTGCACATTGCTGCCAACTTCCTGAACACTGACGTCTTAGGTCTTCTTTTAGATGGGGAGTGTGATGTTAACataacaacacaaaacaaagaatCGCCTTTTTTCTTGGCATCAGCAGTCGAAAAGTACCATCTCCAAAATATCCACTGGACTAGTAGTCAGGCAGTGGGTCATTCCGCAAGAAAATACGAAGAGTTAGTGGAAGAAAACCGTTTAAAGACCCTTACTCTTCTTGAACAGAAAGGTGCAAATGTAAACAATCATCCTAGTGAATTACCTTCTGCCCTTGCTTTTTCTTGTCAAAGGGGATATGTCGATACAGTTCAGTTTATGATTAGGAATGGTGCGAATGTGAAAGAAACTGACGAAGAAAACCTTAATGCGCTACATTTTGCTTCAGAAGTAGGGAATATTGAAATTGTTCAATTGTTGCTGGAGAGTGGTGCAGATATAAATCTCAGTACCACAAGAGGCCCGATGCCATTATATTTAGCATCCCTTAATGGACACGTTGATGTAGTAGAgatgtttctttctaaagataGCACCCAAGAACTAAAAGGGAGATTGATATACAAGCCGTTCTCCGTAGCCTGCAAGCATGGCCATAAAAGGATCGTTGAAAGGCTTTTAGAATATGATAATCGTATATTATCTGATGACACTTCATCTTTGTCGACTGCTGTTGGTAATGGGCACAAGGAAATTGTTGAATTGCTTTTGAAAAATGGCGCTGAtgcaaatatttctaaaaatgcaAGCAAGATAAGCCCTTTATATTCTGCTGCTGGTTCCGGATATGATGATATTCTTAAATTATTACTGAACAGTGGTGTGAATGTTAACATGgaaacaaaaaatgcaaatacGGCTTTGGATATTGCGTCACAGAATGGCCACCGTTTGAACGTTCAGATATTACTAGAAAATGGTGCAAATGTCAATCATTGCACTATACAACAAGCAACTGCATTATTCTATGCGGCAGATAATGGTCACTATGAAATAGTGATGCTACTTCTACGGAAGAAAGCAGATGTGAATATCTGCACGAAAAACGGAAACAGTCCCTTGATACGGGCTTCATCTTGTGGATATGAAAATATAGTTCGCGAACTTCTGAGTCATGGGGCTGATGTTAACCAATCCAATGTTGCGGGGATAACAGCACTGTATTTGGCGTCTGAAAATGgacatactgatattgtaaaACTTCTGTTAGTCAACAAAGCAGATGTCAACTTAGGTAAAAAAGATGGAAGCACTTCAATGTATATTGCATCTCGATATGGGCATCATGGAATTGTTCAAGAACTGTTAAAACACGGTAAAAATATCAATGGCACGAGCTCGAAAAACCCTTTGTTAATAGCCTCCTATTTCGGACATTATGACATTGTTGAAATTCTTTTGGGAAACGGGGCGAATGTTAACGTGCAGGATGACGTTGGAGACACTCCTTTGATAACTGCGTCGAGAAAGGGATGGAGTGGAATCGTGAAAATTCTTCTGAAGTTCGGAGCCGATGTCACACTCTGCAACGAAGAAGATGACGAAAATGCTTTACACTACGCATGTTTTCGAGGTCATACAGACGTGGTGAAAATACTACTTGATCATGGAATGGATATTGATGACTATGACGAATACACGAACACGCCTTTACAGAAAGCTTTAGAAGGGGAACATCTGATGACTGCATTGTTTTTGTTAGATCATGGCGCAAATGTGAACATTGTAGCATGTGACACATCTGCTCTTTATTTAGCATGCGACATCGGATTTAAGGAAGTAGTGGATATTCTTCTAGAGGCCAATGCAGAAGTTAATCCCAAGAACCCCGACGGTTCTTCTGCATATTCTCCTCTTTTTGCTGCTGTCGGGAATGGTTATTTTCAAATTACCAAAGAACTTTTACGCCATGGGGCTAATATCATCGATACGAAAAAATTTGGTGGGGAAACCTTGCTAGTAAAGGCCATTGAGTCTCGAAATTCTGGGATAGCAAAGCTTCTCATCGAACATGGAGCTAACGTCAACGAACAAGATGAACGTGGAAACACAGCTCTGCATGCAAGCGCTTATTATACTGACACCCTAGATTGCATGACAGTTCTATTGAACAACAATGCCAATCCAAATGTTTCCAACTGTGACGGAATTACTCCAATGTTGATGGCACTGGAAACACGACCCGAGAAAAGGGATCGAATTCAGGCTCTCGTTGATCATGGAGCTAATATTAATGCTCGAGATAATTCTGGATATTTTGCACTGCAGTCGGCTTGTATATTCCCTGATCAAGATAATGTTGTTGCATATCTACTGAAAAATGGCGCCAATATCAATGCACGTAATGGAAATGGAGAAACTGCTCTCTATGCAGCATCCAACACTGGCTATCTTCGGAATGTGAAAACACTCCTTCAGTATGGGGCAGACATTAATCtttgttcaaaaactggacTTAGTCCACTTGATATTGCGACGAAATTAGGAAACACAAAACTGAAAAAGtttcttcagaaaaaaatacacGAGGGGAAAAATAACAGTATTTCTGATTCACAGAGAGAGATTGTCGTGGCCAAGCAGAGTTCGGTAGCAACAGCTCTTCCAAGGAGAAGAAACTTTGCAAAGCTAACAAAGACATTGCGCCAAAAGAGATTTTAG
- the LOC125676426 gene encoding ankyrin-3-like, translating to MPRCGCGHRLPSADSGAEDENSDDENMPSWIKFWEQEDRKFVSTRASKLVEDKLRNCNRVIILGETGCGKSAIALNIALKSSLADEDVSYYFKQFSLINMDERGFELAKEEKEKILKKHTDCSQCTDADVDELLKTEKSFPLISELLSASKTFEGNILAFYREPFVEIKKEILSLKDISKEQCMCLFILNVCGNRLTKENFEEKEDDYKHIESIHDDRENGVVNNDRKSEKGNNEKDIEKSNDCNGERIDNYKNDNKNDNEDGKNNNDNYELDKQMINDLLKAFKLPESTSKRTLFESLNQFRGHYFVKRIKDIFQITNGSFLRALTHIFCTSFPAQFLKYCPSNFFRTLTTSTAQSDIIPKVQLQDNYINLFVDIIQEDIKTGTFLDVFLSPWIRDKSVLTNLLLRFESMPYEKMIELTLNSKLNAHLKIAKPKVRKQMTGFSRLDLIGLSKEVSPIILSLVLNLDDLYHAMFTLIRNNANGSKYLNNAPLMSACCVNGREDLARLVLDIANDRKRCWSKRENIYPMHIAANFLNTDILDLALVGEHDVNMTTRTMESPFFLAAAAGKYALQNIPWTLKQELSNSSKTYDELVEENRLKILTLLWQRGADVNIHPDKSSSALAYACQKGDIDTIQFMIKSGASVKETNDENFGALHFASEVGNIEIVQLLLCSGADINICTSKGLTPLYLASFNGHADVVDMFLSKGTTQVLKDKSECNPFFVACKHGHERIVEMFLEYDPESVDMETMNANIPLDIASQNGHHSIVQTLLENGANVNHYTLERKSPLFHATENGHYDIVMFLLQKKAELNSCTNKGRNPLMQASSCGYENIVRELLSHGANVNEADVEGSTALYLASENGHIDIAKVLLANKADASLCNDVGLTPLYIASRFGHHIIVQELLQKDTKICGTSSKNPLLAASYFGHYKTVDILLQNRANVNVQNDDGDTPLITASRKGWCEIVKILLKFEADVNLYNEDDENALHCACFMGHTDIVKILLDHGMDIDGHDEYTPLQQALFGERMTTALFLLDHVANANIVTYGTSALYLACDAGFKELMNILLELNADVNPKNPDNSPADSPLLAAIRNGSFYITKELLRHGANIIKTNRHGGQSLLAMAVENQNLGIVKLLIEYGANVNEQDEYGTTALHASVYYTDTLDFMTILLNNNANTNVRNYIGTTPLMMALHKNPETKERVQALLTHGADINARDNFGCLPLHSACKWPDEHDVIPYLLNNGADINAQDENGETALYVTSFYGFLENVKTLVRYGADINLHTSVGLSPLDISMQNGYTDIEKFLKQNMNEEKNKREKKISSKLENNSVSVSQREVVLVRQNALAPVLGRRNNSMKLQKTWQQRNF from the exons ATGCCCAGGTGTGGATGTGGACATCGCTTACCTTCCGCAGACTCGGGGGCAGAGGATGAGAACAGTGACGACGAAAATATGCCATCTTGGATAAAATTTTGGGAACAAGAAGATAGAAAATTCGTTTCAACGAGGGCCTCCAAACTTGTAGAGGATAAATTACGAAATTGTAACAGGGTTATCATACTGGGAGAGACTGGATGTGGTAAATCTGCCATTGCTCTAAACATAGCATTAAA GTCGAGTCTTGCTGATGAAGACGTCAGTTACTATTTCAAGCAATTTTCTCTGATCAATATGGATGAAAGGGGCTTTGAATTGGCTAAAGAGGAAAAAGAAAAGATATTAAAGAAGCATACAGATTGTTCACAATGTACCGATGCCGATGTCGATGAACTACTGAAAACTGAGAAATCATTTCCTTTAATATCTGAACTGCTTTCTGCCAGTAAAACATTTGAAGGAAATATACTTGCGTTTTACAGAGAACCttttgtagaaatcaaaaaAGAAATTCTATCTTTAAAAGACATTTCTAAAGAACAGTGTATGTGTTTGTTTATACTAAACGTGTGCGGAAATCGATTAACAAAGGAAAACTTTGAAGAGAAAGAAGATGACTACAAGCATATTGAGAGTATTCACGATGACAGAGAGAATGGGGTAGTCAATAATGACCGAAAAAGTGAAAAGGGAAACAATGAGAAAGACATTGAGAAGTCCAACGACTGCAACGGGGAAAGAATAGACAATTATAAAAATGACAACAAAAATGATAACGAGGATGGCAAGAACAATAATGATAACTATGAACTCGATAAACAGATGATAAATGACTTATTGAAAGCTTTCAAGCTTCCTGAAAGCACATCCAAAAGAACTCTCTTCGAAAGTTTAAATCAGTTTAGAGGTCATTACTTCGTGAAacgaattaaagatatttttcaaatcacaAATGGTTCTTTTCTGCGAGCATTGACTCATATATTTTGTACAAGCTTTCCAGCGCAATTCTTAAAATACTGCCCAAGTAATTTTTTTCGTACTTTGACAACATCAACTGCACAGTCGGATATCATTCCAAAAGTCCAATTACAAGataattatatcaatttatttgtgGATATAATTCAGGAAGATATAAAGACTGGCACATTTTTGGATGTTTTTCTGAGTCCTTGGATCCGGGATAAAAGCGTCTTGACCAATCTGCTTTTGCGATTCGAATCAATGCCATATGAAAAGATGATTGAGTTGACTCTCAACTCCAAATTAAATGCTCATCTGAAGATTGCAAAGCCCAAGGTACGAAAACAAATGACTGGCTTTTCTCGACTGGATTTGATTGGACTAAGTAAGGAAGTATCTCCAATAATTCTGTCACTTGTATTAAACCTGGATGACCTTTATCACGCCATGTTCACTTTGATAAGAAATAATGCAAATGGATCTAAATACTTGAATAATGCCCCTCTAATGAGTGCATGTTGTGTCAACGGACGAGAAGATCTTGCTAGGCTAGTTTTAGATATTGCAAATGACagaaaaagatgctggagtaaACGAGAAAATATCTACCCCATGCACATTGCTGCCAACTTCCTCAACACTGACATTTTAGACCTTGCTTTAGTTGGAGAGCATGATGTGAACATGACTACACGAACCATGGAATCACCTTTTTTCTTGGCAGCAGCAGCCGGAAAATACGCCCTCCAAAATATCCCCTGGACTCTCAAGCAAGAATTGAGCAACTCCTCTAAAACTTACGATGAATTGGTCGAGGAGAACCGTTTAAAGATCCTTACTCTTCTTTGGCAGAGAGGTGCAGATGTAAATATTCATCCAGATAAATCATCGTCTGCCCTTGCATATGCCTGTCAAAAAGGAGATATAGATACAATCCAGTTTATGATTAAGAGTGGTGCGAGTGTGAAAGAAACTAATGATGAAAACTTTGGCGCACTACATTTTGCTTCAGAAGTAGGAAATATTGaaattgttcagctgttgttgTGCAGTGGTGCAGATATCAATATCTGTACCTCAAAGGGTTTGACGCCGTTATATCTAGCATCATTCAATGGACATGCTGATGTAGTGGATATGTTTCTTTCTAAAGGAACCACCCAAGTATTGAAGGATAAATCAGAATGTAATCCATTCTTCGTAGCCTGCAAGCATGGTCATGAAAGGATTGTCGAAATGTTTTTAGAATATGATCC TGAGAGTGTCGACATGGAAACGATGAATGCGAATATTCCATTGGATATTGCATCACAAAATGGTCACCATTCTATCGTTCAGACATTACTTGAAAATGGAGCAAATGTCAATCACTACACTTTAGAAAGGAAATCTCCATTGTTCCATGCAACTGAGAATGGTCATTATGATATAGTGATGTTTCTATTGCAAAAGAAAGCAGAACTGAATTCCTGCACAAACAAAGGAAGAAATCCATTGATGCAAGCTTCATCTTGTGGATATGAAAATATAGTTCGCGAACTTCTGAGTCATGGAGCTAATGTAAATGAAGCTGATGTCGAGGGAAGTACAGCACTTTATTTGGCCTCCGAAAATGGCCACATTGATATTGCAAAAGTGTTGTTGGCAAACAAAGCAGATGCTAGTCTGTGCAATGACGTTGGACTTACCCCACTGTATATTGCATCTCGATTTGGACATCATATAATTGTTCAAGAACTTTTGCAAAAGGATACCAAAATTTGTGGTACGTCCTCGAAAAACCCCCTACTAGCAGCGTCGTATTTTGGACATTACAAAACTGTTGACATTCTTTTGCAAAACAGGGCAAATGTTAACGTACAAAATGACGACGGAGATACTCCTTTGATAACCGCGTCCAGAAAGGGATGGtgtgaaatcgtgaaaattctTCTGAAGTTTGAAGCTGATGTCAATCTTTATAATGAAGATGATGAAAATGCTTTACACTGCGCTTGTTTTATGGGTCATACAGACATTGTTAAGATATTACTCGATCATGGTATGGATATCGATGGTCATGACGAATACACACCATTGCAGCAAGCTTTATTTGGGGAGCGTATGACTACTGCTTTGTTTCTGTTAGATCATGTCGCAAATGCGAACATTGTCACCTATGGTACAAGTGCTCTTTATTTGGCATGTGATGCCGGATTCAAGGAACTGATGAATATTCTTTTGGAACTAAATGCAGACGTCAATCCAAAGAACCCTGATAATTCCCCTGCAGATTCTCCTCTTTTGGCTGCCATCAGAAATGGATCTTTTTACATTACAAAAGAACTTTTACGTCATGGGGCCAATATCATAAAAACGAACAGACATGGCGGCCAAAGTTTGTTAGCGATGGCTGTTGAGAACCAAAATCTTGGGATAGTGAAGTTACTCATTGAATATGGCGCTAATGTCAACGAACAAGATGAATATGGAACCACAGCTCTGCATGCAAGCGTTTATTATACAGACACTCTAGATTTCATGACAATATTATTGAACAACAATGCCAATACGAATGTCAGGAACTATATTGGAACAACTCCATTAATGATGGCACTGCACAAAAATCCTGAGACGAAGGAACGAGTGCAGGCTCTCCTTACTCACGGAGCTGACATTAATGCCCGTGATAACTTTGGGTGTTTACCACTACACTCTGCTTGTAAATGGCCCGATGAACATGATGTTATTCCATATCTACTAAATAATGGCGCTGACATAAATGCTCAGGATGAAAATGGAGAAACTGCACTTTATGTGACATCCTTTTATGGCTTTCTTGAGAATGTGAAAACACTTGTTCGATACGGAGCAGACATTAACCTTCACACGAGCGTTGGTCTCAGTCCACTTGATATTTCCATGCAAAACGGATATACAGATATCGAAAAATTTCTCAAACAAAATATGAACGAAGAGAAGAATAAAAGGGAAAAGAAAATATCTTCCAAATTGGAAAACAACAGTGTTTCTGTTTCACAAAGAGAGGTTGTTTTGGTTAGACAGAATGCTTTAGCGCCAGTTCTTGGAAGGAGAAACAACTCTATGAAACTTCAGAAGACATGGCAGCAAAGAAATTTTTAG